From Triticum urartu cultivar G1812 chromosome 2, Tu2.1, whole genome shotgun sequence, a single genomic window includes:
- the LOC125540168 gene encoding protein Rf1, mitochondrial-like, whose product MPTARLSSISTSSFRAPLAALAAATERVRAGTLSREDAHHLFDELLGQAAAAPEHGLNNFLAALARAPPSAACSDGPGLAIALFNRMSRGAGARVVWPTLCTYSILMDCCCRARRPELVVAFFGRLLRLGLRLDIISSSNLLKGLCQAKRSNEALDMLLHRMPELDCAPDVFSFNIVINGCFKEGEVDKACNLLHEMPQLGVQPDVVTYTSIINALSKSGAMDKAEVVLRQMVDQGIGPNIRTYTSLIHGYSASGQWKAAARVFKEMVSLGVLPNVVTWNSFMDSLCKHRRTKEARDIFDSMAAKGQKPDIVSYSIMLNGYAKEGYFDDMTDLFNSMLQNGIVPNHHVFNILINAYAKRGLMDEAMHMFKVMRQQGVNPNVVSYQVIMDSLCKMGRMDAALDKFNQMVNQGVSPDKAVYRCLVLGSCSHGDFVKAKELISEAVNRGLCSNSVFFYSVINDLCKEGKVKEAQDMFHFIVGIGQRPDVIMYTSLMDGYCLVGKVEEALRVLDAMKSAGLQPTAVTYAILLNGYCKIGRIADGLSLFKEMSLSGVKPTTIMYNIILDGLFRSGRTVSAKEKFCMMSESGIPVGIDTYNIVLSGLCKNNCTGEAIELFKKLRAMNVKIDVITLNIMISAMFKTRRIEEAKDLFATISAIGLVPSVVTYSLMMTNFIKEGLLAEADDMFLAVEKANCAPNSRLLNHVVRVLLEKGAVVKGANYLAKLDAKQMSLDVSTISLIVSLFSGEGKLREHVKLLPVKYQPPENSG is encoded by the coding sequence ATGCCAACCGCCCGCCTGTCCTCcatctccacctcctccttcagGGCCCCCCTCGCCGCCTTGGCTGCCGCCACGGAACGCGTTCGCGCTGGAACGCTAAGCCGGGAGGATGCGCACCACCTGTTCGACGAATTGCTAggccaagccgccgccgccccggaaCACGGGCTGAACAACTTTCTTGCCGCACTCGCCCGTGCTCCACCCTCAGCTGCCTGCAGCGATGGCCCCGGCCTTGCCATCGCCCTCTTCAACCGCATGTCCCGAGGCGCTGGTGCACGGGTGGTGTGGCCCACGCTCTGTACCTATTCCATCCTCATGGACTGCTGCTGCCGTGCACGCCGCCCAGAGTTGGTGGTTGCCTTCTTCGGCCGCCTCCTCAGGTTGGGGCTGCGCTTGGATATCATCTCCTCCAGCAATCTCCTCAAGGGGCTCTGCCAGGCCAAGCGTTCAAATGAGGCTTTGGACATGCTGCTCCACCGGATGCCCGAACTGGACTGTGCGCCTGATGTCTTCTCGTTCAACATAGTAATCAACGGCTGCTTTAAAGAAGGTGAAGTAGACAAAGCGTGCAATCTCTTGCATGAGATGCCCCAACTGGGAGTTCAACCTGATGTGGTCACCTACACCTCAATCATCAACGCACTAAGCAAGTCTGGAGCAATGGACAAGGCAGAAGTGGTCCTTCGGCAAATGGTTGATCAAGGCATTGGACCCAACATCAGGACATATACTAGCCTGATACATGGATATTCCGCTTCGGGTCAGTGGAAGGCGGCAGCTAGAGTATTCAAAGAGATGGTAAGTCTTGGTGTTCTACCAAATGTTGTCACATGGAACTCATTTATGGATTCACTTTGCAAGCATAGAAGGACAAAGGAAGCTCGAGATATTTTTGACTCCATGGCTGCAAAGGGTCAAAAACCTGATATTGTCTCCTACTCTATTATGCTTAACGGGTACGCGAAAGAAGGATACTTCGATGACATGACTGATTTGTTCAATTCGATGCTACAGAATGGTATTGTACCTAATCACCATGTTTTCAACATATTGATTAATGCATATGCTAAACGTGGACTGATGGATGAGGCTATGCACATGTTTAAAGTAATGAGGCAACAAGGAGTAAACCCAAATGTAGTTAGCTATCAAGTCATAATGGATTCACTTTGTAAAATGGGTAGGATGGATGCTGCTCTGGACAAATTTAATCAGATGGTCAATCAAGGAGTTTCACCTGACAAAGCTGTTTACCGATGCCTGGTTCTGGGTTCTTGTTCTCATGGTGATTTTGTGAAGGCCAAGGAATTGATTTCTGAAGCCGTTAATAGAGGTCTGTGTTCTAACAGTGTGTTCTTCTATTCTGTAATAAATGACCTGtgcaaagaaggaaaggtgaagGAGGCACAGGATATGTTTCACTTCATTGTAGGTATTGGTCAGCGGCCTGATGTGATTATGTACACTTCACTGATGGATGGATATTGCCTTGTTGGCAAGGTGGAGGAAGCACTGAGAGTACTTGATGCTATGAAGTCTGCTGGCCTCCAACCTACTGCTGTTACGTATGCTATACTTCTTAATGGCTACTGTAAAATTGGCAGGATCGCCGATGGATTGAGTCTTTTCAAGGAAATGTCACTCAGCGGGGTTAAACCCACGACTATTATGTACAACATTATACTTGATGGGCTGTTTCGCTCCGGGAGAACAGTTTCTGCAAAGGAAAAATTCTGTATGATGAGCGAAAGTGGCATACCAGTGGGCATTGACACATACAACATAGTTCTTAGTGGACTTTGTAAAAATAATTGCACTGGTGAAGCAATAGAGCTGTTCAAGAAACTACGTGCAATGAATGTGAAGATTGATGTCATAACACTCAATATCATGATTTCTGCAATGTTTAAAACTAGGAGAATTGAAGAAGCCAAGGATTTGTTTGCTACTATATCAGCCATCGGGTTGGTGCCTTCTGTTGTGACATACAGCTTAATGATGACAAACTTCATAAAAGAAGGGTTGCTGGCAGAGGCTGATGATATGTTTTTAGCAGTGGAGAAGGCTAACTGTGCTCCCAACTCCAGGCTGCTAAATCATGTGGTCAGGGTGTTGCTGGAAAAAGGTGCAGTTGTAAAGGGTGCAAATTATCTGGCTAAACTTGATGCAAAACAGATGTCACTTGATGTTTCAACGATTTCGTTAATTGTGTCTCTCTTCTCAGGGGAAGGGAAATTGAGGGAGCACGTAAAATTGCTTCCGGTAAAGTACCAGCCTCCTGAGAATTCCGGCTAA